DNA sequence from the Sulfurimonas sp. HSL3-1 genome:
GCCCGGAGAAGACGGAGCGTGCGACAATGCTCTGGCCGATATTGAGCTCCGTGATCTCTGCAATGGCCCTGATGGCCTGTACGTTGTGGTAGTTGAGTCCGTGGCCCGCGGCGATTTCGAGGCCGATGGAATGGGCGTGTTCCGCGCTCTGGCGCAGGGCGTCGACGGCGGCTTCGAGGCGGCGCTGCAGGTCGTCGCGCGGCAGTTCGAGGTCGGGGATGCTGTGGCGGGTATAGGGGAGGGCGGAGTGAAGCATCGCATAGATATTGGCGTAGGTTCCCGTGTGGAGTTCCACCATTTCCGCTTCCAGGGCTTTGGACTGTTCCATAATGTGCGCGGAGGGATCGACGAAGAGCGATACGGGGATCCCGGCATCGTGAAGCTGGTCGATCGCATCGGAGACGGCGGTGCTTTGGCCGATGACGTCAAGCCCGCCTTCGGTGGTCACCTCTTCGCGGTTTTCCGGCACAAGCGTGGCGCGGTGGGGACGGAGTTCGCAGACGATGTCGATGATCGACTGGTTGATGGAGCACTCCAGGTTGACCGGCAGCGGCGAGGAGGCGATGATCTTCTGGGCGTCCTCGTCGTGAATGTGGCGGCGGTCTTCGCGGAGGTGGATGGTGATCTGGTCCGCGCCGTTCTGCGCACAGAGGGCGAGGGCCATCAGCGGGTCGGGATCATTGATGCGGCGCGCTTCGCGCAGTACGGCGATATGGTCGATATTGACGCCGAGCTGGATGGGACGGTGATCCTGGGGCATGCAACTCCTTCTCTGCTCTCTCAATGGTCATGAAATTATACCCATATTAACAGATAAAATCGGTAAAAAGGATTTGGCCGTTTTCGCGCATTGAACACGAAAGTTGTGACTGTTTTTAATGGTGATTATTTTTTAACCACCAAACTTCTTCACCTGTTTGATAAAAATGTTATACTGACACCCAGAAAGCATGTCACGAGGTTGTTTAACCTCACCACTGTCTACAATAGGCGGCTAGGGTTCCGGCGGGTTACCGTGTCTGGTCCGAGAGCCGTCGACCTCTTGAGTAGGGGTTACACGGAGGGATAAAAGCCCGGGAGGTTACAACCTCTTGGCGTGTTTATTCCATTACCTACTCAGGAGATTTACATGAAATCTATTTTCAAATCTACCTCAAAACTCTTAGTTGCCGCTACGCTGGTCATGGGCCTTGGTGCCTCTTCGCTGATGGCGGAAGTCAAAGATAAGTTTCAGGTCTCCTGGACGATCTATGTCGGATGGATGCCCTGGGATTACGCCCAGCAAAAAGGGATCATCGACAAGTGGGCCAAAAAATACGGCATCGAGATCGAGATGGTCCAGGTCAACGACTACATCGAATCAATCAACCAATATACTGCAGGAAAATTTGACGGCTGTCTCATGACGAACATGGACGCCCTCACTATTCCGGCTGCCGGCGGCGTTGACTCTACGGCGGTCATCATGGGTGACTACTCCAACGGGAACGACGGTATCCTCCTCAAAAACAAGAAAAAACTTTCCGACATCAAAGGCCAGACGGTCAACCTCGTCGAACTCTCTGTCTCACACTACCTGCTGGCGCGTGCGCTTGAAACGGTTGGCCTGAGCGAGAAAGACGTCAAGGTCCTCAACACATCCGACGCCGACATGGTCGCGGCATGGGGGACG
Encoded proteins:
- a CDS encoding pyridoxine 5'-phosphate synthase; this encodes MQLGVNIDHIAVLREARRINDPDPLMALALCAQNGADQITIHLREDRRHIHDEDAQKIIASSPLPVNLECSINQSIIDIVCELRPHRATLVPENREEVTTEGGLDVIGQSTAVSDAIDQLHDAGIPVSLFVDPSAHIMEQSKALEAEMVELHTGTYANIYAMLHSALPYTRHSIPDLELPRDDLQRRLEAAVDALRQSAEHAHSIGLEIAAGHGLNYHNVQAIRAIAEITELNIGQSIVARSVFSGLAAAVRDMKALLVR
- a CDS encoding putative urea ABC transporter substrate-binding protein, with amino-acid sequence MKSIFKSTSKLLVAATLVMGLGASSLMAEVKDKFQVSWTIYVGWMPWDYAQQKGIIDKWAKKYGIEIEMVQVNDYIESINQYTAGKFDGCLMTNMDALTIPAAGGVDSTAVIMGDYSNGNDGILLKNKKKLSDIKGQTVNLVELSVSHYLLARALETVGLSEKDVKVLNTSDADMVAAWGTKDVTAMTTWNPQLSEIMANNKDANLVFDSSKTPGEIIDMLVINTETLKDNPKLAKALTGAWFETMALMKKGDEAALTFMAQASGTDLAGYKSQLDSTMMFYEPADLLTFTTSDAIPATMKKVSEFSFDHGILGEGAPDAEFIGMAFPGGKTFGDPKNIKLRFDDTYVKMAAEGKL